One genomic window of Corticium candelabrum chromosome 21, ooCorCand1.1, whole genome shotgun sequence includes the following:
- the LOC134196904 gene encoding bursicon-like, giving the protein MYKSLLLVTVAFIIARCVCEYHDGTNSSSPEDSFSDLSFSGDSDSFVNSTSSIAPPSRVGQPFLRLDTFSKHYFNKRNNCGIRLYEQVISYPNCVDQRVKFRGCRGSCTSSARPLVNERHDFSVKCTCCKETSLRKGRVHLRCPRDPIFKVRKIVVQGVTSCACRPCISSS; this is encoded by the coding sequence ATGTATAAGTCGTTGCTTCTAGTGACTGTTGCATTCATCATTGCACGGTGTGTTTGCGAGTATCACGATGGCACCAATTCGTCTTCCCCTGAAGACTCGTTTTCGGATCTGTCCTTTTCTGGAGACTCGGATTCTTTTGTCAACTCGACGTCCTCTATTGCACCACCAAGTCGCGTTGGACAGCCTTTTCTTCGTTTAGACACCTTTTCGAAGCATTATTTCAACAAGCGCAACAACTGTGGTATCCGGTTGTACGAACAAGTtatcagttatccgaattgtGTTGATCAAAGAGTGAAATTCCGTGGCTGTCGTGGCAGCTGCACTTCGTCTGCTAGACCACTTGTAAATGAAAGGCATGATTTCTCGGTCAAGTGTACCTGTTGTAAGGAGACGTCGCTAAGAAAAGGAAGAGTACACTTGCGTTGTCCAAGGGATCCCATATTCAAAGTCAGAAAAATAGTAGTGCAAGGAGTAACGTCCTGCGCGTGCAGACCTTGCATCTCGAGTTCTTGA